In one Podarcis muralis chromosome 7, rPodMur119.hap1.1, whole genome shotgun sequence genomic region, the following are encoded:
- the LOC114602040 gene encoding LOW QUALITY PROTEIN: carbohydrate sulfotransferase 5-like (The sequence of the model RefSeq protein was modified relative to this genomic sequence to represent the inferred CDS: substituted 1 base at 1 genomic stop codon) produces the protein MGNYSCLVYIGGGGRGGRLHFALLPRPRPFTDCKSGAKALAQRPKAFACMRPLGGLQAALQGRPDQCRVYFLVHYRAGAPVAGCTKQRAWSTRLLALKAAGRAPERQRARERRVSIPSPAALSGAHRRGASASPTCSXRRRVPPHSARCGIPASGIGGPKGRPRVLCSASARMVRIRISSTTVAIFLVIQTGFLLFLCVQHGGFMSQSEEKPPQVHILILSSWRSGSSFVGQLFSQHPDVFYLMEPAWHVWVTMYQNSAKVLHMAVRDLIRSVFKCDMSVFDAYLPWKRNVSDLFQWAVSRALCTDPVCELFHRTDITSESACKAVCGKSPFSKVEEACKSYSHVVLKEVRIFDLKVLYPLLTDPSLNLKVIHLVRDPRAVVKSREQSAKALARDNGIVLSMNGTKVEDGQYKVLQEICRSHVQIYETATLKPPSFLKDRYLMIRFEDLVRDPLVEITAMYKFSGLQLTSKLENWIYNITHGQGPSRKREAFQITSRDAVNVSQAWRTVLSFQKVKQVQEVCKGALNILGYQLVDSEKEQKDLSFDLVLPHRKSQFSWASFSEN, from the exons ATGGGCAACTACAGCTGCCTCgtttacattggggggggggggagaggcggcAGGCTGCACTTTGCATTGCTGCCTCGCCCCCGTCCTTTCACGGACTGCAAATCAGGCGCCAAAGCGCTGGCCCAGCGTCCTAAGGCCTTCGCATGCATGAGGCCCTTAGGAGGTCTACAAGCAGCCCTGCAAGGTAGACCCGATCAGTGTCGAGTCTACTTCCTAGTCCACTACAGGGCGGGGGCTCCGGTCGCAGGCTGCACGAAGCAGCGGGCCTGGTCTACGCGGCTCCTTGCCCTTAAAGCCGCGGGACGGGCGCCTGAGCGACAGCGTGCGCGAGAAAGGCGGGTCAGCATCCCGAGTCCAGCAGCCTTGTCGGGAGCGCACCGACGCGGAGCGTCCGCCTCCCCCACGTGTTCGTAGCGCCGTCGGGTTCCTCCCCACTCCGCCCGGTGTGGCATCCCCGCCTCAGGCATTGGGGGGCCGAAAGGCCGGCCACGCGTG TTGTGCTCTGCTTCAGCCAGAATGGTGAGGATCCGAATATCCAGCACTACAGTTGCAATCTTCCTTGTGATTCAGACAGGATTTctactgtttttgtgtgttcagCATGGTGGCTTTATGTCTCAGTCTGAAGAGAAACCACCCCAGGTGCACATTCTCATCCTCTCCTCCTGGAGGTCAGGGTCTTCCTTTGTCGGGCAGCTCTTCAGCCAACACCCTGATGTCTTCTACTTGATGGAGCCAGCCTGGCACGTGTGGGTAACCATGTACCAAAACAGCGCCAAGGTCTTGCACATGGCAGTGCGGGACCTCATCCGGTCAGTCTTCAAGTGTGACATGTCGGTCTTCGATGCCTACCTGCCCTGGAAGAGAAATGTGTCAGATCTTTTCCAGTGGGCAGTGAGCCGTGCCTTGTGCACAGATCCTGTTTGTGAATTGTTCCACCGCACTGATATCACCAGTGAAAGTGCCTGCAAGGCTGTCTGTGGGAAGTCTCCCTTCAGCAAAGTGGAAGAGGCCTGCAAGAGCTATAGCCACGTTGTCCTGAAGGAAGTCCGGATCTTTGACCTCAAGGTGCTTTATCCTCTCCTCACTGACCCCTCCCTGAACCTCAAAGTCATCCACCTCGTCCGTGACCCCAGAGCTGTTGTGAAATCCCGGGAGCAATCAGCAAAAGCTCTTGCCCGTGACAATGGGATTGTCTTGAGCATGAATGGCACAAAAGTGGAAGATGGCCAGTACAAAGTCCTGCAGGAGATCTGTAGAAGCCATGTTCAGATTTATGAAACAGCAACCCTGAAACCTCCAAGTTTTCTGAAAGATCGTTACTTGATGATCCGGTTTGAAGATCTTGTACGAGATCCTTTAGTGGAAATTACAGCAATGTATAAATTTTCAGGTCTTCAGCTGACCAGCAAACTTGAAAACTGGATCTATAATATCACCCATGGACAAGGGCCAAGTAGGAAGAGGGAGGCCTTCCAAATCACTTCCCGAGATGCAGTCAATGTCTCCCAGGCATGGAGGACTGTTCTTTCGTTTCAGAAAGTCAAGCAAGTGCAAGAGGTTTGCAAGGGTGCCTTAAATATACTCGGATACCAACTTGTAGATTCTGAGAAAGAACAGAAAGATTTGTCATTCGATTTAGTGTTGCCACATCGAAAAAGTCAATTCAGCTGGGCATCCTTTAGTGAAAATTAG
- the LOC114602038 gene encoding C-signal-like — translation MSMLNARSVLVTGSNRGIGLELVKQLVEKSNRPEWIFATCRDPEGPGAQALKNLAAKHEGVVINPLDTCEPNSIKAAAARVTECLKGAGLNLLINNAGIVRPASMEDETPESMSEVYRTNVIGPMVVTQAFLPLLRKASQESPRKGMSCSKAAIVNISSDAGSITNLLGWEVGHSINYRCSKAALNMLTRCQSLGFAEDEILCVALHPGWLQTDMGNFEGILAPVEVDEGVKEILNTLACLSEKNTGTFVNLDGETLPW, via the exons ATGTCTATGCTGAATGCGCGTTCCGTCCTGGTGACTGGGTCCAACCGGGGCATTGGCTTAGAACTGGTCAAGCAGCTGGTGGAGAAAAGCAACAGGCCAGAATGGATCTTTGCCACTTGTCGGGACCCAGAGGGACCAGGTGCTCAG GCCTTGAAGAATTTGGCTGCCAAGCATGAGGGAGTGGTTATCAACCCACTGG ACACTTGTGAGCCTAACAGCATCAAGGCTGCTGCAGCCAGAGTCACTGAGTGTCTGAAAGGAGCCGGGTTGAATCTTCTGATAAACAATGCTGGGATTGTAAGGCCAGCTTCTATGGAAGATGAGACACCAGAGAGTATGTCTGAGGTGTATAGGACCAATGTGATTGGGCCCATGGTAGTCACTCAG GCATTCCTGCCCTTGCTGAGGAAGGCATCTCAGGAAAGCCCCCGGAAAGGAATGAGCTGCAGCAAAGCTGCCATTGTCAACATCTCTAGTGATGCTGGCTCCATCACAAATCTACTTGGATGGGAAGTGGGACATTCCATCAACTACCGCTGCAGCAAG GCTGCTCTGAACATGCTCACACGGTGCCAGTCCCTGGGATTTGCTGAAGACGAGATCCTGTGTGTTGCGCTGCATCCTGGGTGGTTACAGACAGACATGGGAAATTTTGAA GGTATACTAGCCCCAGTGGAAGTGGATGAGGGTGTGAAAGAGATCCTAAACACCCTTGCGTGTCTCTCAGAGAAAAACACTGGCACTTTTGTAAACCTCGATGGGGAAACCCTTCCCTGGTGA